The DNA sequence AGCGTGCCATCCGATAACCGTCGTAGTAGCACAACGCGGTGCTGAACGCCGGAACGGGGATTCCCATGACCGATGCCAACGCCACGACTTTGCGCCATTTCTCCTGGCAGTTTTCCACGGCGTCCTCGAAGTACTTGTTGAGCAACAAGTTTTCCAAGTTCGGATCTTCGTCAAATGCTTCTTTGATCCGATCGAGGAACTGGGCGCGGATGATGCAGCCACCACGCCACAGCAATGCGGCCGCACCGTAGTCAAGTCCCCAACCGTGTTCGGCTGATGCGGCTTGTAGCTGCACGAAACCTTGAGCGTAGGAAACGATTTTCGAAGCATAGAGTGCCTGACGAACCGCTTCAACGAGTTCAGCTTTGTTGCCGGCGAGCGACTTGGCGATCGCTTGCAGTTCGGGGTTGGAGGCAGCAGCGGGGCCGTTGAGTTTCTCACTGGCGCGAACACGGGCTTCCTTTTGAGCCGACAAACCGCGGGCGAAGACGGCGGTGGTGACCAGGGTGCTCGGGACACCCAAGTCGAGTGCCAGTTGGCTCATCCATTTCCCGGTGCCCTTCGCGCCGGCGACGTCAAGAATTTTGTCGACCAGGAATCCGTCGCCGCCTTGATCGTCCTTGACGCTGAAGATGTCACGGGTGATCTCGATCAGGTAGCTCTGCAGTTCACCGTCGTTCCACTGCTCGAACACGTCGTACAGTTCTTCGTTGCTCAGGCCGCCAAGTTCGCTCAGCAGTTGGTAGGCTTCGCAGATCAACTGCATATCACCGTATTCGATGCCGTTGTGAACCATTTTGACGTAGTTACCGGCACCACCACTACCCAGCCATTCGCAGCAGGGGATGTCGTCATTGGGACCAACCTTTGCGGCGATCGATTGGAACATTTCTTTGATATGCGGCCATGCGTCGGCGCTTCCGCCGGGCATCAAGCTGGGGCCTTTGAGGGCGCCTTCTTCGCCACCACTGACACCGCAGCCGACATACAGCAGGCCGGCTTCTTCGACCTGTTTGACGCGACGTTCGGTGTGTTCGAAGTATTCATTGCCGCCATCGATGATGATGTCGCCGGGTTCACAATGGGGCAACAACTGCTCGATGATCGCGTCGACGGCGGGGCCGGCTTTGACCAGCATCATTAGTTTCCGTGGCCGTTTGACGGATTTGACGAACTCTTCGATCGAGTGGGTTCCGACAAAGTTCTTGCCTGCCGCGCGACCGTTGATCAAATCATCCACCTTGCTGGTGGTTCGGTTGTACACAGCGACCTTATAACCGCGACTTTCGACGTTCAGGGCCAGGTTCTCGCCCATGACCGCCAAGCCAATCAATCCAAAATCGCAATCGCCGCTCATCTTTGTGCTCTTCAGGCAAATAGGTGTGAAGTTATCTGTTGGCTGCAAATTCTACGGCGTGCCAGAAAAACCGAAAGCCGGGGGCGCGAACACTAACGGGGAGCTAAAATAAATGGAGAGGCGGTACAGGTTTTGCATCAACGCGAAAACGCCAAAATGCCAAACCGAGCCCGGCCCGGTGGAAATCGTCTGATTTCCGCCGGTCACTGTCCGCCGAACGCCCCACGCTGGCTGAAACGCCGTTCTCGTCCGATTTTTCGCTCGCAATTGCACGCATTCTTGGCTGATTTCGGCTTGTTTCTTGCCCAGCGGCTGCTGACTAATTACTGTCACAGAACTGTATCTTCTCTTTCCCACGCTCCGAATCTTCTGGTCGCGACCTTGAAATTGGTTTTCCCGATGAATCGTCCTCTCCGCGCCATTCCCGTCGTCCTGGCTGTTTTACTGTTCTCGGTCCCCTCTGCCGTGTTCGGGCAGGACAATGGTGGCGGCACAGGCGGCGACACCATTAACTTTGGCCAGCCCATCGCGGGTGTCGATGTCGACGCTGCGGGGGTGTTAAAGGTTCGTACATTTGATCCCCGCGTCGCGCGGCAACGCCTGATGGCCGCCCGCCAGATGCGTGACAACGATCTGATGCGTTCGAGTGAACTGCGAAAAGTCTCGCTACAGCGACTCGAAAAAGCGGTTCAGGAACAGCTGGCGAACAAAGGCGAATTGAGCGACGACATAAAAGGCTTGGCCGGACTGACCAGCGTTCAATACGTGTTCTACTACCCAGAAACACAAGACATCGTGCTCGC is a window from the Roseiconus lacunae genome containing:
- the gnd gene encoding decarboxylating NADP(+)-dependent phosphogluconate dehydrogenase, producing MSGDCDFGLIGLAVMGENLALNVESRGYKVAVYNRTTSKVDDLINGRAAGKNFVGTHSIEEFVKSVKRPRKLMMLVKAGPAVDAIIEQLLPHCEPGDIIIDGGNEYFEHTERRVKQVEEAGLLYVGCGVSGGEEGALKGPSLMPGGSADAWPHIKEMFQSIAAKVGPNDDIPCCEWLGSGGAGNYVKMVHNGIEYGDMQLICEAYQLLSELGGLSNEELYDVFEQWNDGELQSYLIEITRDIFSVKDDQGGDGFLVDKILDVAGAKGTGKWMSQLALDLGVPSTLVTTAVFARGLSAQKEARVRASEKLNGPAAASNPELQAIAKSLAGNKAELVEAVRQALYASKIVSYAQGFVQLQAASAEHGWGLDYGAAALLWRGGCIIRAQFLDRIKEAFDEDPNLENLLLNKYFEDAVENCQEKWRKVVALASVMGIPVPAFSTALCYYDGYRMARLPANLLQAQRDYFGAHTYQRTDKEGTFHTEWLDLRKAPKA